In Streptomyces sp. NBC_01717, one DNA window encodes the following:
- a CDS encoding NADH-quinone oxidoreductase subunit D, giving the protein MSTPHATPRATTEGTVYTVTGGDWDEVVESAVKSDDERIIVNMGPQHPSTHGVLRLILEIDGETVTEARCGIGYLHTGIEKNLEFRNWTQGTTFVTRMDYLTPFFNETAYCLGVEKLLGIEDQIPDRASVLRVLLMELNRISSHLVCIATGGMELGATTIMIYGFRDRELVLDLFELITGLRMNHAFVRPGGLAQDLPPGAIDQLREFVKTMKNNLPEYDKLATGNPIFKARMQDVGYLDLTGCMALGATGPILRSAGLPHDLRKTDPYCGYENYEFDVPTADSCDAYGRFLIRLEEMRQSLRIIEQCIDRLAPGPVMVADKKIAWPAQLALGPDGLGNSLDHIKKIMGTSMEALIHHFKLVTEGFRVPAGQTYTAVESPKGELGVHVVSDGGTRPYRVHFRDPSFTNLQAMAAMCEGGQVADVIVAVASIDPVMGGVDR; this is encoded by the coding sequence ATGTCTACTCCCCACGCAACGCCCCGAGCCACGACCGAGGGGACTGTATATACAGTCACCGGCGGCGACTGGGACGAGGTCGTCGAGTCGGCGGTCAAGTCCGACGACGAGCGCATCATCGTCAACATGGGCCCCCAGCACCCGTCCACGCACGGCGTGCTGCGGCTGATCCTGGAGATCGACGGCGAGACCGTCACCGAGGCCCGCTGCGGCATCGGCTACCTCCACACCGGCATCGAGAAGAACCTCGAATTCCGGAACTGGACCCAGGGCACCACGTTCGTCACGCGCATGGATTACCTGACGCCGTTCTTCAACGAGACGGCGTACTGCCTGGGCGTCGAGAAGCTGCTCGGCATCGAGGACCAGATCCCCGACCGGGCGAGCGTCCTGCGCGTTCTGCTGATGGAGCTCAACCGGATCTCCTCGCACCTGGTATGCATCGCCACCGGCGGCATGGAGCTCGGCGCCACCACGATCATGATCTACGGGTTCCGCGATCGTGAACTGGTTCTCGATCTCTTCGAGCTGATCACCGGGCTCCGGATGAACCACGCGTTCGTCCGGCCCGGCGGACTCGCCCAGGACCTGCCGCCGGGCGCGATCGACCAGCTGCGCGAGTTCGTGAAGACCATGAAGAACAACCTGCCGGAGTACGACAAGCTCGCCACCGGCAACCCGATCTTCAAGGCCCGCATGCAGGACGTCGGCTACCTCGACCTGACCGGCTGCATGGCGCTGGGCGCCACCGGTCCGATCCTGCGCTCCGCCGGACTCCCGCACGACCTGCGCAAGACGGACCCGTACTGCGGGTACGAGAACTACGAGTTCGACGTCCCCACCGCCGACAGCTGCGACGCCTACGGCCGCTTCCTCATCCGTCTCGAGGAGATGCGCCAGTCGCTGCGGATCATCGAGCAGTGCATCGACCGGCTCGCCCCGGGACCGGTGATGGTCGCCGACAAGAAGATCGCCTGGCCCGCGCAGCTCGCGCTCGGACCCGACGGCCTCGGCAACTCGCTCGATCACATCAAGAAGATCATGGGCACCTCCATGGAGGCCCTGATCCACCACTTCAAGCTGGTGACCGAGGGCTTCCGGGTCCCGGCCGGCCAGACGTACACCGCCGTCGAGTCGCCCAAGGGCGAGCTCGGCGTGCATGTCGTCTCGGACGGCGGAACCCGCCCCTACCGGGTCCACTTCCGCGACCCGTCCTTCACCAATCTTCAGGCCATGGCGGCGATGTGCGAGGGCGGCCAGGTCGCCGACGTCATCGTCGCCGTCGCGTCCATCGACCCCGTGATGGGAGGCGTCGACCGGTGA
- a CDS encoding NuoB/complex I 20 kDa subunit family protein produces MGLEEKLPSGFVLTTVEQAAGWVRKSSVFPATFGLACCAIEMMTTGAGRYDLARFGMEVFRGSPRQADLMIVAGRVSQKMAPVLRQVYDQMPNPKWVISMGVCASSGGMFNNYAIVQGVDHIVPVDIYLPGCPPRPEMLMDAILKLHQKIQSSKLGVNAEEAAREAEDAALKALPLIEMKGLLR; encoded by the coding sequence ATGGGACTCGAAGAGAAGCTGCCCAGCGGCTTCGTGTTGACCACTGTCGAGCAGGCCGCCGGCTGGGTGCGGAAGTCCTCCGTATTCCCTGCCACCTTCGGCCTCGCCTGCTGCGCCATCGAGATGATGACGACCGGGGCCGGGCGCTACGACCTGGCCCGTTTCGGGATGGAGGTCTTCCGCGGATCACCGCGGCAGGCGGATCTGATGATCGTGGCAGGGCGGGTCAGCCAGAAGATGGCGCCCGTCCTGAGGCAGGTCTATGACCAGATGCCGAATCCCAAGTGGGTTATCTCCATGGGGGTTTGCGCATCATCAGGTGGAATGTTCAACAATTATGCCATTGTGCAGGGTGTTGATCACATTGTCCCGGTCGATATCTATTTGCCGGGTTGTCCACCGCGTCCCGAGATGCTGATGGACGCCATTCTCAAGCTCCACCAGAAGATCCAGAGCTCCAAGCTCGGGGTCAACGCGGAGGAGGCCGCCCGCGAGGCGGAGGACGCGGCACTCAAGGCGCTTCCCCTGATCGAGATGAAGGGGCTGCTGCGGTGA
- the nuoE gene encoding NADH-quinone oxidoreductase subunit NuoE: protein MPQLPAPAYPAEVRARLEADAKEVIARYPDSRSALLPLLHLVQSEEGYVSRTGMALCAELLGLTTAEVTAVATFYSMYRRRPSGDYQVGVCTNTLCAVMGGDAIFDRLKQHLGVGNNETTEDGKVTLEHIECNAACDFAPVVMVNWEFFDNQTPESATQLVDDLIAGRTVEPTRGAPLCSYKETARILAGFPDQRPGAVEATGGAGPASLVGLRLAKGEELHPKVVAPRGEAARAEAPQDRPQPGAEHLSSHDAPQQTSASDPDHPAGPAAEEGE, encoded by the coding sequence ATGCCGCAGCTCCCCGCCCCCGCCTACCCGGCCGAGGTGCGCGCCAGGCTCGAAGCGGACGCGAAGGAGGTGATCGCCCGCTACCCCGACAGCCGCTCCGCGCTGCTGCCGCTGCTGCACCTGGTGCAGTCCGAGGAGGGGTACGTCTCCCGTACGGGCATGGCGCTCTGCGCCGAGCTGCTCGGCCTCACCACCGCCGAGGTCACCGCGGTCGCCACCTTCTACTCGATGTACCGGCGCAGGCCGAGCGGCGACTACCAGGTCGGCGTCTGCACCAACACGCTGTGTGCGGTGATGGGCGGCGACGCCATCTTCGACCGGCTCAAGCAGCACCTCGGCGTCGGCAACAACGAGACGACCGAGGACGGCAAGGTCACCCTCGAACACATCGAGTGCAACGCGGCCTGCGACTTCGCACCCGTCGTGATGGTCAACTGGGAGTTCTTCGACAACCAGACGCCGGAGAGCGCGACACAGCTCGTCGACGACCTGATCGCCGGGCGCACCGTCGAACCCACCCGCGGCGCCCCGCTCTGCTCGTACAAAGAGACCGCCCGGATCCTGGCCGGCTTCCCCGACCAGCGCCCCGGCGCCGTCGAGGCCACCGGTGGCGCCGGCCCCGCCTCGCTCGTCGGCCTCCGGTTGGCGAAGGGCGAGGAGCTGCACCCGAAGGTCGTCGCTCCGCGTGGCGAGGCAGCCCGCGCGGAAGCTCCGCAGGACCGTCCGCAGCCGGGCGCCGAGCACCTCAGCTCCCACGACGCACCGCAGCAGACCTCTGCATCCGACCCGGACCACCCGGCCGGTCCCGCAGCCGAGGAGGGGGAGTGA
- the nuoF gene encoding NADH-quinone oxidoreductase subunit NuoF, whose amino-acid sequence MMTLAAEINDGGGNGSGASPEKLLSPVLSAFWDEPESWTLDTYRRHGGYEGLRKALAMSPDDLIAYVKDSGLRGRGGAGFPTGMKWQFIPQGDGKPHYLVVNADESEPGTCKDIPLLFANPHSLIEGIVIACYAIRSSHAFIYLRGEVVPVLRRLHEAVREAYEAGYLGTSILGSGLDLELTVHAGAGAYICGEETALLDSLEGRRGQPRLRPPFPAVAGLYACPTVVNNVESIASVPAILSKGKDWFKSMGSEKSPGFTLYSLSGHVASPGQYEAPLGITLRQLLDMSGGMRPGHRLKFWTPGGSSTPMFTDEHLDVPLDYEGVGAAGSMLGTKALQCFDETTCVVRAVTRWTEFYAHESCGKCTPCREGTYWLVQLLRDIEAGKGQMADLDKLNDIADNINGKSFCALGDGAASPIFSSLKYFREEYEQHITGKGCPFDPAKSTAWADDKNSHQGVNA is encoded by the coding sequence GTGATGACATTGGCAGCCGAAATCAACGACGGGGGCGGCAACGGCAGCGGGGCCAGCCCCGAGAAGCTGCTCTCGCCCGTGCTCTCCGCCTTCTGGGACGAGCCCGAGTCCTGGACCCTGGACACCTACCGGCGGCACGGCGGCTACGAGGGGCTGCGCAAGGCCCTCGCCATGTCGCCGGACGACCTCATCGCGTACGTCAAGGACTCCGGACTGCGCGGCCGCGGCGGTGCCGGCTTCCCCACCGGCATGAAGTGGCAGTTCATCCCGCAGGGTGACGGCAAGCCGCACTACCTGGTGGTCAACGCCGACGAGTCGGAGCCCGGGACCTGCAAGGACATCCCGCTCCTCTTCGCCAACCCGCACAGCCTCATCGAGGGCATCGTGATCGCCTGCTACGCGATCCGGTCCTCGCACGCCTTCATCTATCTGCGCGGTGAAGTCGTCCCCGTACTAAGGCGGTTGCACGAGGCCGTGCGCGAGGCCTACGAGGCGGGCTACCTCGGGACGAGCATCCTGGGCTCGGGGCTCGACCTGGAACTCACCGTGCACGCGGGCGCGGGCGCGTACATCTGTGGTGAGGAGACCGCGCTGCTCGACTCGCTCGAAGGGCGACGCGGCCAGCCCCGGCTGCGGCCCCCCTTCCCCGCGGTCGCCGGTCTGTACGCCTGCCCCACCGTGGTGAACAACGTCGAGTCCATCGCGTCGGTTCCCGCGATCCTGAGCAAGGGCAAGGACTGGTTCAAGTCGATGGGCAGCGAGAAGTCCCCGGGCTTCACGCTGTACTCGCTCAGCGGGCACGTCGCCAGCCCCGGCCAGTACGAGGCGCCGCTCGGCATCACGCTGCGCCAGCTGCTCGACATGAGCGGCGGCATGCGCCCCGGCCACCGGCTGAAGTTCTGGACGCCGGGCGGCTCCTCCACCCCGATGTTCACCGACGAGCACCTCGATGTGCCCCTCGACTACGAGGGCGTCGGCGCCGCCGGCTCCATGCTCGGCACCAAGGCGCTCCAGTGCTTCGACGAGACGACGTGCGTGGTGCGGGCCGTCACCCGCTGGACCGAGTTCTACGCCCACGAGTCCTGCGGAAAGTGCACGCCGTGCCGCGAGGGCACCTACTGGCTCGTCCAGTTGCTCCGCGACATCGAGGCCGGCAAGGGGCAGATGGCCGACCTCGACAAGCTGAACGACATCGCCGACAACATCAACGGCAAGTCCTTCTGCGCCCTCGGCGACGGCGCCGCCTCGCCGATCTTCTCCTCGCTGAAGTACTTCCGCGAGGAGTACGAGCAGCACATCACCGGCAAGGGCTGCCCCTTCGATCCCGCCAAGTCGACCGCCTGGGCCGACGACAAGAACTCTCACCAGGGGGTGAACGCATGA
- a CDS encoding zinc ribbon domain-containing protein, translating to MPPSYCPHCGTAAPEGARFCMKCGREQPTAAGAGDPVPPALPPMGPPPGYAPPPGYAPVRPSPAGEFLGRAMRGDWAGSLKAAAWPTGLILALAVALAIPSYGQGDDVVVGWSDRLRIALAMLLQAFGGGFEVRAAGPGSPYGSGSDGSGGSDAFGAGYGTAGQAGATLSLVPLTVTVLWVGALLLAARAARKQGGGMEAAVRISALVTGAILVLGLFAQPDIAGVSVSSSPLLAALGALVLSLLVTGGVLQQDAAAQWLAQRPAAHAVVRATGTAVRALGAVIALCALIGFIAYANVDGVDGTAMLLTLPVLPNIGLAVLGVSWGAPVEYDVRGEFGWFGSGMEHGGFGLSELGDAVNGWAVAGAVLIGVVCALYVGVSAARRSVDRREQAIAGGLFLVLYLLLTGLSGVSAELSGDVAGVGGQGMAEIAPSVPDALLFGLLWVGGAVLVAPHLLRLVGRPAGTTAPAPAWGPGTQPRPPVWTPPAQTPPTTVPTATPQPTPYPPYDPRTVHLGPAVAATAAAATAARRRSVVVWSVTLVAAVVLGGGITAGVLFLKSDKSDSRQPPAAAAEDNKPAASGSSDSAPPEAGPTPSPTPVPTTSPTASATAPPAAPTVPGGYRMVSDSAGFSFAVPVQWDRESERNHQITYAGSTGRAELKVGVIRNAPYTSYENFRNLERTADANQKNYLRLQLGANTFQGFQGAIWEYTYEDKQSGETIHAIDQSYIADDGTEYAIYTTERDRYWSDARQIFDTALSTWMLNDLD from the coding sequence ATGCCGCCGTCCTACTGCCCGCACTGCGGAACCGCCGCGCCCGAAGGGGCGCGTTTCTGCATGAAATGCGGGCGAGAACAGCCGACCGCGGCGGGAGCAGGGGACCCGGTTCCTCCCGCGCTGCCGCCGATGGGCCCGCCGCCCGGTTACGCACCCCCGCCCGGTTACGCACCCGTCCGGCCGTCGCCCGCCGGGGAGTTCCTCGGCCGGGCGATGCGCGGCGACTGGGCGGGGTCGCTGAAGGCGGCCGCCTGGCCGACCGGGCTGATCCTGGCGCTCGCGGTGGCGCTGGCCATCCCCTCGTACGGTCAGGGCGACGACGTCGTCGTCGGCTGGAGCGACCGCCTGCGGATCGCGCTCGCCATGCTGCTCCAGGCGTTCGGCGGCGGCTTCGAGGTCCGGGCGGCGGGGCCGGGCTCGCCGTACGGCTCCGGTTCCGACGGATCCGGGGGCTCCGACGCGTTCGGCGCCGGCTACGGGACCGCCGGACAGGCCGGCGCCACGCTCTCCCTCGTACCGCTCACCGTCACCGTGCTCTGGGTCGGTGCGCTGCTGCTCGCCGCCCGGGCGGCCCGCAAGCAGGGCGGCGGCATGGAGGCGGCGGTGCGGATCAGTGCCCTGGTCACCGGCGCGATCCTGGTCCTCGGACTGTTCGCCCAGCCGGACATCGCCGGGGTGTCGGTCTCGTCCTCCCCGCTGCTCGCGGCGCTCGGCGCGCTCGTGCTCTCGCTGCTCGTCACCGGCGGCGTCCTGCAACAGGACGCGGCGGCCCAGTGGCTGGCGCAGCGCCCTGCCGCGCATGCCGTGGTCCGTGCGACGGGCACGGCGGTCCGGGCACTCGGCGCGGTCATCGCGCTCTGCGCGCTGATCGGGTTCATCGCGTACGCCAACGTCGACGGGGTGGACGGCACGGCCATGCTGCTCACACTGCCGGTGCTGCCCAACATCGGTCTGGCGGTGCTCGGGGTGAGCTGGGGCGCCCCGGTCGAGTACGACGTGCGGGGCGAGTTCGGCTGGTTCGGCTCCGGGATGGAGCACGGCGGCTTCGGACTCTCCGAGTTGGGCGACGCGGTGAACGGGTGGGCGGTGGCCGGTGCGGTGCTGATCGGCGTCGTCTGTGCGCTGTACGTCGGTGTGTCGGCCGCCCGCCGCTCGGTGGACCGGCGCGAACAGGCCATCGCCGGCGGACTGTTCCTCGTGCTGTATCTGCTGCTCACCGGGTTGAGCGGGGTGTCCGCGGAGCTCTCGGGCGATGTCGCCGGGGTGGGCGGTCAGGGCATGGCGGAGATCGCCCCGAGCGTGCCGGACGCGCTGCTCTTCGGGCTGCTGTGGGTGGGGGGAGCGGTGCTGGTGGCGCCGCATCTGCTGCGGCTGGTGGGGCGTCCGGCCGGCACGACGGCTCCGGCGCCGGCGTGGGGCCCGGGCACGCAGCCTCGGCCTCCCGTCTGGACCCCCCCGGCGCAGACGCCGCCCACAACCGTCCCCACGGCCACTCCCCAGCCCACCCCGTACCCCCCGTACGATCCGCGGACCGTACATCTCGGCCCAGCTGTGGCGGCCACCGCAGCGGCCGCCACCGCCGCCCGTAGGCGCTCCGTCGTCGTCTGGAGCGTGACCCTCGTCGCAGCCGTCGTGCTGGGCGGCGGGATCACCGCCGGAGTCCTGTTCCTCAAGAGCGACAAGAGCGACAGCCGGCAGCCGCCCGCGGCGGCCGCCGAGGACAACAAGCCCGCGGCGTCCGGGAGCAGTGACAGCGCGCCCCCCGAAGCCGGCCCGACGCCGTCCCCGACGCCGGTACCGACCACGTCCCCCACCGCGTCCGCGACCGCGCCCCCTGCCGCGCCCACCGTCCCCGGCGGCTACCGGATGGTCTCCGACAGTGCCGGCTTCTCCTTCGCCGTTCCGGTCCAGTGGGACCGGGAGAGCGAGAGGAACCACCAGATCACGTACGCGGGTTCCACCGGCCGGGCCGAGCTGAAGGTCGGCGTCATCCGCAACGCCCCGTACACCTCGTACGAGAACTTCCGGAACCTGGAGCGGACCGCCGACGCCAACCAGAAGAACTACCTGCGGCTGCAGCTCGGTGCCAACACCTTCCAGGGATTCCAGGGCGCGATCTGGGAGTACACGTACGAGGACAAGCAGAGCGGCGAGACCATCCACGCCATCGACCAGAGCTACATCGCCGACGACGGCACCGAGTACGCGATCTACACCACCGAGCGCGACCGCTACTGGTCGGACGCCCGGCAGATCTTCGACACCGCCCTGTCCACCTGGATGCTCAACGACCTCGACTGA
- a CDS encoding C40 family peptidase has protein sequence MSHTAHIPSHRKPRRNASKTALRAGVAGGVLSTIAVAAAAGPAQAEPVTQTIEMPTLTTGLSTAVAASAEATQQVALDLETQAHEDAAATTAAKAAKTAKAEAVRKAEAKKKAEAAAKAKAEAALRASRSEARTTLSATSGSASVASSSSATGSAASVISFVRAQVGDAYVSGGTGPNSWDCSGLVQAAFRSVGVDLPRVSQAQSTAGTQVSLSNLQPGDILYWGGAGSAYHVGVYVGGGQFVGAQNPSTGVVLRSLDYDPPSGAVRVL, from the coding sequence ATGTCCCACACCGCTCACATACCCAGCCACCGGAAGCCCCGCCGAAACGCCTCGAAGACGGCGCTGCGAGCCGGAGTTGCCGGTGGCGTCCTCAGCACCATCGCGGTCGCCGCGGCCGCCGGTCCGGCCCAGGCCGAGCCGGTGACCCAGACCATCGAGATGCCCACCCTCACCACCGGGCTCTCCACCGCCGTCGCCGCATCCGCCGAAGCCACGCAGCAGGTCGCCCTGGACCTGGAGACGCAGGCCCACGAGGACGCCGCCGCCACCACCGCCGCCAAGGCCGCCAAGACGGCCAAGGCCGAGGCCGTGCGCAAGGCGGAGGCCAAGAAGAAGGCGGAGGCGGCCGCCAAGGCCAAGGCCGAGGCCGCCCTGCGTGCCTCCCGCTCCGAGGCCCGTACGACGCTCAGCGCCACCTCCGGCTCCGCCTCCGTCGCCTCCTCGTCGAGCGCCACCGGCTCCGCCGCGTCCGTCATCTCGTTCGTCAGGGCGCAGGTCGGCGACGCGTACGTGTCCGGCGGCACCGGCCCCAACTCCTGGGACTGCTCCGGCCTGGTCCAGGCCGCGTTCCGCTCGGTGGGCGTCGACCTGCCGCGCGTCTCGCAGGCCCAGTCGACCGCCGGCACCCAGGTCTCCCTGAGCAACCTTCAGCCGGGCGACATCCTGTACTGGGGCGGCGCGGGCTCCGCGTACCACGTCGGTGTCTATGTGGGCGGCGGCCAGTTCGTCGGCGCGCAGAACCCGAGCACCGGTGTGGTGCTCCGCTCCCTGGACTACGACCCGCCGTCGGGCGCGGTCCGCGTTCTCTGA
- a CDS encoding NADH-quinone oxidoreductase subunit C, with translation MSDEQNSNGVPAPRDETGEVIGVRKGMFGANNGGDTSGYGGLVRTVTLPGATPRPYGGWFDEVADELEGALEEQDLLPENAIEKTVVDRGELTFHIAREHLPTVARTLRDDPALRFELCTGVSGVHFLGDKGRELHAVYHLRSITHGRLIRLEVSAPDSDPHVPSLVAVYPTNDWHERETYDFFGLIFDGHPALTRIMMPDDWQGFPQRKDYPLGGIAVEYKGAQIPAPDQRRSYS, from the coding sequence GTGAGCGACGAGCAGAACAGCAACGGCGTACCCGCGCCGCGCGACGAGACCGGCGAGGTCATCGGCGTACGGAAGGGCATGTTCGGCGCCAACAACGGCGGTGACACCTCCGGCTACGGCGGCCTCGTCCGCACGGTGACGCTGCCGGGCGCCACGCCCCGGCCGTACGGCGGCTGGTTCGACGAGGTCGCCGACGAACTCGAAGGGGCCCTTGAGGAACAGGACCTGCTTCCCGAGAACGCCATCGAGAAGACCGTCGTCGACCGCGGCGAACTCACCTTCCACATCGCCCGCGAGCACTTGCCCACCGTGGCTCGAACCCTGCGTGACGACCCGGCCCTGCGCTTCGAGCTCTGTACGGGGGTGAGCGGTGTCCACTTCCTCGGCGACAAGGGCCGGGAGCTGCACGCCGTCTACCACCTGCGGTCGATCACTCACGGCCGGCTGATCCGGCTGGAGGTCTCGGCCCCGGACAGCGACCCGCACGTCCCGTCGCTCGTCGCGGTCTACCCGACCAACGACTGGCACGAGCGTGAGACCTACGACTTCTTCGGGCTCATCTTCGACGGGCACCCGGCCCTCACCCGGATCATGATGCCGGACGACTGGCAGGGCTTCCCGCAGCGCAAGGACTACCCGCTCGGTGGCATCGCCGTCGAGTACAAGGGCGCCCAGATCCCGGCTCCGGACCAGCGGAGGTCGTACTCCTGA
- a CDS encoding NADH-quinone oxidoreductase subunit A gives MNAYAPILVLGALGAGFAIFSVVMATLIGPKRYNRAKLEAYECGIEPTPTPAGGGRFPIKYYLTAMLFIVFDIEIVFLYPWAVTFDALGIFGLVEMLLFVLTVFVAYAYVWRRGGLEWD, from the coding sequence GTGAATGCCTACGCGCCCATCCTCGTGCTCGGCGCCCTCGGGGCAGGGTTTGCGATCTTCTCCGTGGTCATGGCCACGCTTATCGGCCCGAAGCGATACAACCGAGCAAAGCTCGAAGCGTACGAGTGCGGTATTGAACCCACCCCCACTCCAGCCGGAGGCGGCCGCTTCCCCATCAAGTACTACCTGACGGCGATGCTCTTCATCGTCTTCGACATCGAGATCGTCTTCCTCTATCCCTGGGCGGTCACCTTCGACGCCCTGGGGATCTTCGGGCTCGTCGAGATGCTGCTCTTCGTGCTCACCGTCTTCGTCGCCTACGCGTATGTGTGGCGTCGCGGCGGCCTGGAATGGGACTGA
- a CDS encoding demethylmenaquinone methyltransferase, whose translation MTRASLDKQPHEVASMFDDVAANYDLTNDVLSLGQARLWRKEVAKAVHARPAEKVLDLAAGTATSSLPFAATGAYVVPCDFSVGMLQVGKKRHSWLPFTAGDATKLPFRDETFDAVTISFGLRNVQDTDTALRELYRVTKPGGRVVICEFSQPTWAPFRTVYTEYLMRALPPVARAVSSNPDAYVYLAESIRAWPDQSGLAQLLQKAGWSKVAWRNLTGGVVALHRGVRP comes from the coding sequence GTGACCCGAGCATCCCTGGACAAGCAGCCGCACGAAGTCGCCTCGATGTTCGACGACGTGGCGGCGAACTACGACCTCACCAACGATGTGCTGTCGCTCGGCCAGGCACGGCTGTGGCGCAAGGAGGTCGCGAAGGCGGTGCACGCCCGCCCGGCGGAGAAGGTCCTCGACCTGGCCGCGGGCACGGCGACGTCCTCGCTCCCGTTCGCCGCGACCGGTGCGTACGTCGTGCCGTGCGACTTCTCCGTCGGGATGCTCCAGGTGGGCAAGAAGCGGCACTCCTGGCTGCCGTTCACCGCGGGCGACGCCACGAAGCTGCCGTTCCGCGACGAGACGTTCGACGCGGTGACCATCTCCTTCGGGCTGCGCAACGTCCAGGACACGGATACGGCGCTGCGCGAGCTGTACCGGGTGACCAAGCCGGGCGGCCGCGTGGTGATCTGCGAGTTCTCGCAGCCGACCTGGGCGCCGTTCCGCACGGTCTACACCGAGTACCTGATGCGGGCACTGCCGCCGGTCGCGCGTGCCGTCTCGTCCAACCCCGACGCGTACGTCTATCTCGCCGAGTCCATCCGCGCCTGGCCCGACCAGTCCGGGCTCGCCCAGCTGCTGCAGAAGGCCGGCTGGTCGAAGGTGGCCTGGCGCAATCTCACCGGCGGTGTGGTGGCACTGCACCGGGGCGTACGCCCCTGA
- a CDS encoding geranylgeranyl reductase family protein: MTEPLSEHSADVIVVGAGPAGSTTAYYLAKAGLDVLLLEKTAFPREKVCGDGLTPRATKQLVSMGIDISEEAGWLRNKGLRIIGGGVRLQLDWPDLASYPDYGLVRKRDDFDEQLARQAQKAGARLYERCNVGAPIVDGRTGHITGVNAKLGEEKTPVTFHAPLVVAADGNSTRLSLAMGLHRREDRPMGVAVRTYFTSPRHEDDYLESWLELWDRRGPQDRLLPGYGWIFGMGDGTSNVGLGILNSSSAFKELDWREVLKAWCASMPADWGYTEENMTGPIRGAALPMAFNRQPHYTKGLLLVGDAGGMVNPFNGEGIAYAMESGQIAADVIVQAHARATPAQRELALHNYPKILKETYGGYYTMGRAFVKLIGNPKVMKIATQRGLTHPLLMKFTLKMLANLTDPTGGDAMDRIINGLAKVAPSS, translated from the coding sequence GTGACCGAGCCCCTCTCCGAACACAGCGCGGATGTGATCGTCGTCGGGGCGGGCCCAGCCGGCTCCACGACCGCGTACTACCTCGCCAAGGCCGGACTCGACGTTCTCCTGCTGGAGAAGACCGCCTTCCCGCGCGAGAAGGTGTGCGGCGACGGCCTCACCCCGCGAGCCACCAAGCAGCTCGTCTCCATGGGCATCGACATCTCCGAAGAGGCCGGCTGGCTGCGCAACAAGGGTCTGCGCATCATCGGCGGCGGCGTCCGCCTCCAGCTGGACTGGCCGGACCTCGCCTCGTACCCGGACTACGGTCTGGTCCGCAAGCGCGACGACTTCGACGAGCAGCTGGCCCGCCAGGCGCAGAAGGCGGGCGCGCGGCTGTACGAGCGCTGCAACGTCGGCGCCCCGATCGTCGACGGGCGCACCGGCCACATCACCGGAGTGAACGCGAAGCTCGGCGAGGAGAAGACCCCGGTCACCTTCCACGCTCCGCTCGTCGTCGCCGCCGACGGCAACTCCACCCGGCTGTCGCTCGCCATGGGCCTGCACCGCCGCGAGGACCGCCCGATGGGTGTGGCGGTGCGTACGTACTTCACCTCGCCGCGGCACGAAGACGACTACCTGGAGTCCTGGCTGGAACTGTGGGACCGGCGCGGCCCCCAGGACCGGCTGCTGCCCGGCTACGGCTGGATCTTCGGCATGGGCGACGGCACTTCCAACGTCGGCCTCGGCATCCTCAACTCGTCGTCCGCGTTCAAGGAGCTGGACTGGCGCGAGGTCCTCAAGGCATGGTGCGCCTCGATGCCCGCCGACTGGGGCTACACCGAGGAGAACATGACGGGCCCGATCCGCGGCGCCGCGCTCCCGATGGCCTTCAACCGCCAGCCGCACTACACCAAGGGTCTGCTGCTCGTCGGTGACGCGGGCGGCATGGTCAACCCGTTCAACGGCGAAGGCATCGCATACGCCATGGAGTCGGGCCAGATCGCCGCGGACGTCATCGTCCAGGCGCACGCCCGCGCGACCCCGGCCCAGCGCGAACTGGCGCTGCACAACTACCCGAAGATCCTCAAGGAGACCTACGGCGGCTACTACACGATGGGCCGGGCCTTCGTGAAGCTGATCGGCAACCCGAAGGTCATGAAGATCGCCACGCAGCGCGGTCTGACGCACCCGCTGCTGATGAAGTTCACGCTGAAGATGCTGGCCAACCTCACCGACCCGACGGGCGGCGACGCGATGGACCGCATCATCAACGGCCTGGCGAAGGTGGCCCCGAGCTCCTGA